Genomic segment of Iocasia fonsfrigidae:
GTTATCTTATTTTTTCAGGAAAAGAATTAGTTGTTGAGGAGATCAGGGAAGACTGCCTCTTTATTTCGGGAAATATTGTAATGATTCAATATGAAAAAAGGGGAGGGGCTGTCTAGTGCTCAAATATCTGATTAGGTTTATTAAGGGTTATTTAGTAATAGATATTACAGGTAATGCTTTGGAGAGATTTATTAACCAGATGATAGCCCTGGATATTTTTATATGGGATTTAAGAAGGATTAAAAAGAGTCATTACCGTGCTAAGATATATACCGTTGATTTTAGCAAACTAAGGTTACTTGTAAAAAGGAGGAAATGCCGGGTAAACATAGTCGAAAAAAAGGGATTACCTATCCTTTTTTTCAGGACTTATAAACGGAAATTTCTCTTAATAGGTTTTTTAATATTTATACTTCTGTTTTATGCTGGCTCATCTTTTTTATGGTTTATTGAAATAGAAGGCTTAGAGACTATTGATAGAGAGGATATAATTAATATTCTTGAACATAATGGTATAAAACCAGGTATTTATAAAAGGAATATTAATCCTATAGATCTGGAGAGGGAGCTTCTAAAAAATGAATCTAGACTGATCTGGGCAAATGTAAGGTGGCAGGGAACCTGCCTTAATATCAGGCTTGTAGAAAAGAAAACGGTTTCTAAAACAGCTAAGGGTAACGTAGTAGCAGCTAAAAATGGGGTTATTAATGATTTTATTGTATTAAAGGGAAGAGGAATTGTTAGTAAGGGTGATACTGTTACTGAGGGCCAGCCTTTAATTTTAGCTGGAGAAGGGGAAGAGAGGGCACATGGTATTGTCAGGGCATATGTATGGTATACAGCAGAAGCACTGTGCCGGTATAATATAAATGAGGTAATTTTTACTGGAGAAAATAGAAAGTTTTGGGGAATTAAAATTGCTGATAAAACTTTCTGGTTGAAGCCGATAAAAGCCAATTTTAATAATTATAAAAGAAAAAGAGAAATAAAAACAATTCCAAAATGGAGGAATATTAATATCCCTCTAGAATTAATAATAGAAGAGCATAGGGAGATCAATTTTATATCAGAAAAATTAAGTAGGGAATCTGCGATCTTTCTGGCTAAAGAAAAGGCTTTATATACTATATTATCAGATATTCCTGCTGATGCAGTAATTCATAGTGTACAGTCAAGGGATATTAGTCTTGATGATAAGACAGTTAAAATAAAATTATTGGTCAAAGTAGAAGAGGATATTGCAGATCTACCAGGTATAGATAAGGAGGGTTTTAGTGTCAAAGACTGAAAAAACAATTGTATTTGATGATTATCAAGTTCTCCAGAATCTTTTTGGCAATAATGATAATAATCTTAAGATAATTGAAAAGAAAAATGGGATTAAGATTATTGCCCGTGGTAATTCTATTAAAATTAGTGGAGAACAAAGTGAGGTTGAACAAACTGAAAATATAATAAAAAAGCTTAGTGAGATTACTCAAAATAAAACAATTACAGAGCGTGAAGTTAAATATGCTGTAGAATTATTAAAAAGAGATGAGGGAATTGATTTAACAGATCTATATAGTGATGTGTTACAGGTCAGTTATCGTGGGAAGAAAATATCTATTAAGACATTGGGGCAGAAATTATATATTGAGGCTATCAAGAAGTCGGATATTGTTTTTGCTATTGGACCTGCTGGTACAGGTAAAACATATCTGGCTATGGTTATGGCGGTTAAATATCTTTTAAACAAGGTGGTAAATAGGATTATTCTTACCAGGCCTGCTATAGAGGCAGGTGAAAAACTAGGTTTTTTGCCTGGGGATATGCAGGATAAAGTTGACCCTTATTTGAGGCCTTTATATGATGCTTTATATGATATATTAGGTCCTGAAAAAGTTGCCCAGTATCTAGAAAAAGATATTATAGAGGTTGCACCACTGGCTTATATGAGGGGGCGAACTCTTGATGATTCATTTGTAATCCTGGATGAAGCCCAAAATACTACCCCTGAACAAATGAAGATGTTTTTAACCAGGATAGGTTTTAATTCACAGGCAGTAATAACAGGTGATATTACTCAGGTAGATTTGCCAGGGAATAAGAATTCTGGATTGAACCAGGTCAGGGAAATATTGCAGGGTATTAAGGGAATAGATTTTGTCTATTTATCTAAAGAAGATGTTGTAAGGCATGAATTGGTAAAAAAAATAATTCAGGCTTACGAAAGGCATGAGGACAGGAGTTGATTATGCTTAATCATAGTATTATAAATAAATGGTGGAAAAAACTCTCTAAAAAAAGTGCTTCTATTAGCCCACACAGCAAGAAAATGTTTTGGGGGATCTCCTTTATTATAGTTATTATACTAATTTTAACTATTGATCTTTTTCCTAGTAATGTCAATTTAGAAACTGGACAAGTTAGTAAGCGGGATATTGAAGCCCCGATGACAATAACCTATGTTGATGAAGAAAAAACTGCTGAACTAAAGAGCATTGCTGCTGAATCAGCAGGTAGGGTCTATGAAGAAGATCGAAATATTGAAAATAGAATTGAAAAAGATATTAATGGTCTTTTTAAACAGATAAAAGAACTCAGGGATGAGGAAACAGCAGTTGATGAAGAAATGACTGCTGTAGATGGGAAAAATAGAGAAGAGTTAATTAAAGATATTGAAGCCAATTATCCAGTAATTACGCTTGAGACAATTGAAATTCTATTAGAAACCCCTCCAGATCTTTTTAATGAACTGGAACAAAGGTCTGTCAATACCATAAAGCTTAAGTTAAAGGAGCGTATTCATCCCGAAGACCTACCTGAAATCAGGGAAGAATTAGTACAGGAAGTAATGGCCATGGATCTTAATAAGGAATACCGGCTTGTTCTGGCAAATATTGTGGAAACAATGATCAGGCCTAATATGATATTTGATGAAGAGGCCACTAAAAAGAAACAGGAAGAAGCAGTTAAAAAGGTTGTTCCCTACAAACATACGATTAAACAGGGTGAAATGATTATCAGGAAAGGAGATATAGTTACTAGTGAGGATATAAAAGAATTAGAAGCTCTTGGTCTACAGAGACCACAAATAAATTATCTTTCGATATTTGGTATAGTAACAATTATTCTTACATTAATTGTTATGGCCTGTCTGTATTTCTATAAATATCAACCTGACGTCTGGGAGGCACAGCCTAAAATAATTTTATTGCAGTTATTAGTAATAATTGTGTTAATAATAGCCAAAATAATTGATATTATACCAGCAGTTAATTATTTTCATCTGCCTTATCTGGTACCAGTTGCTATTGCTTCAATTCTGACAACTGTCTTAATCAGTACTGATGTTGCAGTTGTTTTAACAGTGTTTATTAGTTTTCTGGTAGCAATTATTTTTAATAATGATTATAATATAGCGCTCACTGGGTTTATTGGTGGTTTGGTTGGTATTTTTAGTGTTTCAAAACTGAGCCAACGTAATGACCTGGTAAGGGCAGGTTTTAATGTAAGTGCGGTTATGGTAGTACTAATTATGGGTTTGACTTTTAATAGCCCTTTCAGGGGATGGCTTGATCTATTGGGTTATATTTCAGCTGGGGTAATTAATGGGGTTTTAGTGGCAATTCTGGCTAATGGCCTTTTGCCTTATCTGGAAAATGCCTTTGGATTGACCTCATCTGTTAAACTGCTTGAATTATCTAATCCCAGTCATCCATTAATAAAGAGACTTTTGGTGGAGGCTCCAGGAACATACCATCATTGTGTAATTGTGGGTAATCTGGCAGAAACAGCAGCAGATAATATTGGTGCAGATTCCCTCCTGGCCAGGGTTGGTGCTTATTACCATGATATTGGAAAGATGAAAAGGCCATATTTCTTTATTGAGAACTATTATGCAGCAGATAATCCACATGATAAACTGTCTGCTAATCTTAGTGCTTTAATAATCAAGTCTCATGTAAAAGATGGTGTGGAACTGGCCCGGGAATTTAAGCTCCCTGAATCTATCATAGATATTATCAGACAGCATCATGGTACAAATCTTATTGCATATTTTTATCAGCAGGCTATAGAGGAAACCAGTGAACATGATAATGTTGAGGAGAGTGATTTTCGTTATGATGGACCTAAGCCTCAGACCAGGGAATCAGCAGTTATCATGCTGGCTGATATTGTTGAGGCAGCTATTCGCTCCAAAAACTTTAATAAAAATAATCACAACCGGATAGAGGGATTTGTCCGGGAATTGATTAGAAATAAATTGATTGAAGGACAGTTAGATGAATCTGACCTTAGCCTTAAAGAACTGGATATAATTACGGAGAGTTTTGTTAAGGTGTTAACTGGTATTTATCATCAAAGAGTAGAATATCCTGATAGTCTATTAAAAGAGATGAAAAGGGTTGATAAGAGTGATAAGGATAGAGATAAATAATAAACAGGATTTAGTAGAGCTTGATAATAACATTTACAAGCTTTTCCAGGAGATAGCTGAACGGACATCTCAAATAGAGGGATATAATCAGGGTGAGATTAGTTTTGCTCTGGTTGATAATAAGATTATTAGAGAATTAAATAAAAAATACCGTAATAATGATCAGGCAACAGATGTCTTATCTTTTCCTATGGATGAGGAAATCTGGGGGGATATAATAATTTCAACAGAGAGGGCAGCTGCCCAGGCTAAAGAATATGGGCATTCCTTAAAAAGGGAACTCGGTTATTTGGCTGTTCATGGTATAATGCATCTTCTAGGATATGACCATAAAACACCTGGTGAAAAAGCAGAGATGCGTTATAAGGAAGAACGTGTTTTAAGTGAGTTGAATCTTCAGCGCTAATAAGGTTAGGTGATTCTTTGTGCAGTTTCATAGTTTAAGTGATAGTTTTAATTATGCCTTTGAAGGGCTGATTCATGCCTTTAGAACCCAGCGTAATATGAAAATTCATTTTATAGTAGCATTTATAGTACTCTTTGGAAGTTTGTTTTTTGAAATAGGGAAAATACAATTAGTATTGCTTTTTACGGTGATTAGTTTTGTAATTGCTATGGAGCTTATTAATACAGCTATTGAGGTTGTTATAGATATGATAAGTCAGCAGTATTCTTTAAGGGCTAAAATTGCCAAAAATGTTGCAGCAGCGGGGGTGTTTATGGCTGCAATTAATGCGGTTATAGTTGGTTATTTGATCTTTATTGATGATCTCAGGTCTTTGAGTTTTTCTTTGATAAATGATATTCAACAGGAAACAGCTCACTTAAGTTTTATAAGTCTGGGTTTATTAGTAATTATAATTATAGCATTAAAGGCAGTGGGAGAAAGCGGCACACCTCTTCAAGGTGGTATGCCGAGCGGTCATAGTGCCATCTCCTTTCTAATAGCAACTATCATAGTATTTTTGACCATGGATATTGTTATTGCTTCCCTAGTTTTTTTATTGGCTTTACTGGTTGTCCAGAGCAGGCTTCAGTCAAGGACTCATACGATGTTAGAAGTGGTAATTGGAGCGGTGATAGGAATATTGCTAGCTATAGTAATATTTAAACTTTTTGCTTAGTTATAAGTGTATGTTCGAAAAGGTATAATCCCCGGCGGGGGTATATACTGATACTTTTCGAACAGACTCTATAAATAACTTGGATTATTGAGGTGTATTTATGATTATATATTTAGCAAGTCTCTTATTGCTTTTTGCTTTATCTGCATTTTTTTCAGGTTCGGAAACCGCTCTTATGTCGGTGAATAGAGTTCGAATCAAAGAACTTAGTAATCATGGTGATAAAAAAGCAGTTCTGGTAGATAAATTATTAAAAAAACACACAAGACTTTTAGCTACTATTTTAATTGGGAATAATTTAGTTAATATTGCTGCTTCTGCTATTGCAACATCTGTGGCAATTAAACTTTTTGGTAATAAAGGGGTAGGGATTGCTACCGGTGTAGTGACATTAATAGTTTTGATTTTTGGAGAGATAACTCCTAAATCAATTGGCAGTAAAAAAGCGGTAAAATACTCTAAATTAGCAGCCCCGTACCTTTATTGGATGGAAAGGTTTTTGTCACCAGTTATATCATTTTTTGTTTATCTTATAAAATTAGTCGTAGGTGAAGCTAATCCTTTATCATCATCTTTTTTAAGTGAAGAAGAAATCAGACGTTTTGTTAATGTTAGTGAAGAAGAGGGAGTAATTAAAAAGACAGAACGGAAAATGATAAATAGTATTTTTGAATTTGATGATACTACAGTTAGGGAAGTAATGATACCGAGAATAGATATGGTTTGTGTTGATGAAGGTATTGAACTGGATGATTTTATTAGATTAGCTGTTCAAAAGGGTCATTCTCGTATCCCAGTTTATCATAATACAACTGATAAAATAAAGGGATTAATATATGTTAAGGATTTACTTGAATTATTAATAACTAAAAAGAAAGATTTTGTAATTAATGATTTTCTTCGTCCCGCTTTTTTTATTCCTGAGAGTAAGAAGATTAATGAATTATTAACTGAGATGAAAAAGAGGAAAATACATATTGCTATAGTTTTAGATGAATATGGTGGTACAGCAGGTTTAATTACTATAGAGGATTTAATAGAAGAAATCATGGGTGATATCCAGGATGAATATGATCTGGAGCCAAAACAGATTGAGTTTTTAAATGATAAGGAGATGATAGTAGACTCAAGGATAGAAATAGATGAATTAAATGAAATACTACCTGAACCATTGAGTGATGAAGATAATTACAAAACTATTAGTGGTTTTATACTTTATTACCTTGGTTACCTTCCAGATGAAGGAGAAAGGATTGTTTTAAATGATGATTTGCTTATTCAGGTTGAAAAAACTAGTGAACATAGAATAGAGAGATTAAAAATTATTAGTACTAGCCCTTTTAATGGCTTTGATGATAGGGAGTGATCAAGTGTTTAAGAAGATAAGAAATTTATTTTTAACTGGTATGGTAGTTGTTTTACCCCTGGTGGTTTCAAGCTATATAATTTACTTTTTGTTTAGTATTATTGATACAGGTACAGAACCATTGATAGAGTTGATTTTTGGGCGTGATATACCAGGTGTAGGAATTATTTTTACCTTTATTATTATTTTATTGATTGGTATTATTGCTACTAATGTTATTGGAAAAAGGATAATTCAATTTGGGGAAAAGATGCTGCTAAAGATACCATTTTTTCGTAATATATATATTAGTATTAAAAAGGTAATGGATGCTATTTTTACAAGACAGCATAGTTCTTTTAAAAAACCAGTATTATTTGAATATCCCAGGAAAGGCCTTTATCAAATAGGTTTTCTTACTAAAGAATCTTCACCATATTTTGATTCTATAACAGGTGAAGAACTATATAATGTTTTTTTACCGACTACCCCTAATCCAACTTCGGGAATGTTTGTTATGGTTCCCAAGAAGGATGCCATAATTCTTGAGTTAAGTATAGAGGAAGCCCTTAAACTAATAATCTCAGGTGGTATTCTTGACCCTGAAATAATGTCTTTTGCTAAGGCGAGGTAAGGTAAGGGATAAGGAGAGGTGTTTATGTTGAAAAAGTCAGGATACATATTATATACAGCGGTTATTTTGATTATACTGCTTAATATTATTTTGTTTCTTCGTATATTGAGTGTATTTTATTTCCCTGGTGAAATAACGCCGTTAGATAGGGCTTCCCAGGGGGCTCAATCTGTAATCGAATATAGCGAAGAATTAGCAAAAAGTTATGGTGTAGACGAACAGAAGTCGGTTACTGATATATTGGCCAGGTTTAAATATGAAGTTGAAAAAGCAAATAATGCAGAAGAACTGGCCAGTTTAATGGTAGACTACGGCCGACAGACACAGGATATAATTTTTCGTGAACTTCAACAAAAACGGATTGATAAGGTTTTTAAGATTATTAACAGCCAGAACTTACCCAAAAAAGGGAAAATAACGATAGCCAGGACAGCTGAGCAATTAAAAATATTAGATCCTGATCAAATATTGACCAATAAAACCAGGGAAAAACTTGAAGGACTTACTTTTAATCAGACTATTGAGATTCAGATCAAGGATGGGAGGGCAAGTCTTGTCTCCACTGGTGATTTTTTTAATCAGGTAGATTTTCTACAGACAAAGCTTGCCTCTCTGGAAAGGCAATTAAAGTTGATTTCGCAAAAAGCTGGTTATGAGCCGTTAAATGGTAGTGGGATAATAATCAATGTTTATGATAAGGACAATAATCTTGAAAAAATGGGTATTGTTCATGATGCTGATATAAGAAATATTATCAATGAATTGGTAATTGCTGGTGCCGGGGGTATTGAAGTGGGTGGACAGAGATTAACTGTCCACTCGGCAATACGCTGTGTCGGCCCTACTATTCTGGTCAACAATAAACCGATCCCTGTTAATCCAATTATTATCAAGGCTGTTGGGGAGCCGAGGACTCTTGCCAGTAGCCTGGATATTGTTAGAAAACAGTTGGAGAATTTTGGTATTGAAATTGAGGTCGTAGCTGAGGATAATATACGTCTCAATGGCCAGAAAAATTATGAGAGGTGATAATATGAAGAAAGCAATTGTTGTCTTATTAATTATATTTTTAACGGTTTTCATCTTAACTGCCTGTGATTCTCCTACTGATGAACTGGCATCAGAACCAGAGAAAAAGATAGAGGATGTTATTACTCCGGAAGATAAAGAAGATGGAGAATTAATAGATGAGACAGAAGATAGAGAACAAGATAAATTAGCAGAGACTGAAAATGATAGAGATAATCTTGCTAGTGAGAATATTGAAGATGACCGTAGTGACAGGGACAGCTCGGTAGTGATGGAGGATCAGCAAATTGCATATCTATCCCCGTTTACCGGGCAACCAATAGAAGAAATAAAGAGGGAAAGGGCGATAATGGCTAGTATTGAAAATACCCAGCCTGCTCGTCCACAGTCTGGTCTAGAGGATGCTGATATTGTCTATGAATTTCTGGTAGAAGGGGGCATTACCAGGTTTCTTGCCCTTTACTGGGGGAAGATACCGGATAAGATTGGTCCGGTAAGAAGTGTAAGACCTTATTTGATCAGGACTTCACAGGATTATCATGCTTTATTATTACATGCGGGAGCTAGTCCAGCTGGTTTTGCTCTTCTGCAGCAGGAAAATGTTTTGCACCTTGATCAGATCTATAATGGGAGTTATTACTGGAGGAGTAGTGATAGAAAAGCACCACATAATCTCTATACTGGTGGTGACATAGTAAAACCTTATTTGAGAAATATTACTGGTCAAAAATATACCTCCCGTTTTAATTTCCAGAATGTTAGTTTGATTAATCCGGCTCAAATAAAGGCTAATATAATCAGAATAAACTACTGGGGTGATAATAGACTATTATATAAATATAATGAAGATAGGAATATTTACCTGAGATATTACTCAAAATATAATATTCCTCATATGACTGATACTGGTGGACGCTTAAAAACCAGGAATATCATTGTTCAATATGTAAAAACAAAGGTAATTGATGAGCAGGGTCGTCTGGAAATGGAACTTGAGGGCAGGAATAAAGCCCTGGTTTTTAAGGATGGTATAGTAATTAGTGGTTACTGGGAAAAAAATAATGATGAGTGGGCAAGGTATTATAATGAAACTGGAAATGAAATAGAATTAAATCCTGGAAAAACCTGGATAGAGGTAGTGCCACTATCCTGTAGGGTAGAGTATGAGGAGTGATATTAAGATAAATGGCTTTTAAATCTGGTTTTGCAACTGTAATTGGCCGTCCTAATGTAGGCAAATCAACACTTATAAATACTATCATAGGTGAGAAGATAGCTATAACATCTCCAAAGCCTCAGACTACGCGCAATAAGATTCAGTCTATTTATACAGCAGAGGAAGGACAGGTTATTTTTGTTGATACACCTGGAATCCATAAAGCTAAAAATAAGTTGGATGAATATATGCTTGAACAGGTTTTTAAGAGCCTGGAAGGTATAGACCTTGTTATTATTTTGCTGGATGCTACCAGCCCTTTTGGTCATGGGGATGAATATATTCTCCAGCATAGCAAGGCTCAAGGTCTGCCTTTTTTGCTTGTTTTAAATAAGATTGATAGTTTGAGTAATAAAATGTTGGCCAGTAGAATAACTCATTATGAAGAAAAAACCGGTAGAGAGATTATACCGATTTCTGCTAAAAAGAAGAGGAATTTAAATACACTCTTTGAGGAGATATTTAAATTGCTGCCAGAAGGACCTCAATATTATCCCGAAGATATGATTACTGACCAGATTGAACAATTTATTATTGCAGAAATGATTAGGGAGAAAATATTTTATCTTACCAGAGAAGAGATACCTTATGGTGTAGCAGTAAAGATTGAAGAAATGACAGAGAGAAATAATGGTATGATATATATCAGGGCATATATATATGTGGAAAAGAAATCACATAAGGGAATAATTATAGGTAAAAATGGTTTGATGCTTAAAAAGATTGGACAGAAAGCAAGAAAAGATGTTGAAAAACTATTGCAGACTGAGGTTTATCTTGATTTATGGGTAAAGGTATTAAAAGATTGGAGGGATAAGCCGGAGTTAGTAAAACGCATGGGTTATAAGGAGTGATGATAATGGAAGAGAAAATAAAGGACTATTTACCTACTGGTTATAATAACCTGGAAAATTTTTTTGATGAAGCCTATCCGGCAGATATTGCTGATTTTTTAATGTTACTTGATAGTGATGAAAAGGAATACATCTTAAAAAATAAGGCTAATATTTCATTAATTATTAATATTATAAGTTATCTTGATTATGAGAACCAGAATATTGTCGCTAAATTGATGAATGAAGAAAAGCTCTCCACTATATTATCCAGGATATATGTTGATGATGCTGTAGATTTTTTGGGGTCTATGCCTGTAGGAAAAGTAAAAAAGATCCTAAATTTAATGAAGGAGCAAAAGGCATCAGAATTACAGTCTCTGCTTGGTTATGATTATGAAAGTGCTGGTGGGTTAATGACCACTGAGTACTTGGCTTTTTATAATGACATGACTGCGGATATGGTCTTACAAAAGTTAAGGAAAATTAGTCCTGGTGCTGAGATGATTTATTATATTTATGTTATCTCAAGAAAAAAGGAATTGCTGGGGGTTTTATCAGTCAGACAGTTGTTGGCTGCCCAGCCTGATGAAAACTTAAAAGACCTAATGACAGAGAATGTAATTAAGGTTGGAATAAATCTTGATCAGGAAGAAGTAGCACATGTTTTTGCAAAATATGACCTGTTGGCTGTGCCAGTTGTAAATAAAAGGAACCAGTTAATGGGTATAATAACTGTAGATGATGCGATAGATGTTATTGAAGATGAAGCAACTGAGGATATTTATAAAATGGCAGCTACCGGGGATATTCACGGTGGACTACTGGCAGCAGTGAAAAAACGAATACCCTGGTTGTTAATCTTATTAGTAGGGGACCTTTTATCTGGTTCTGTAATTAAAAACTTTGAAGAATCCTTACAGGTGGTTGTTGCACTGGCTTTTTTCATACCTGTCTTGATGGATATGGGAGGGAATGTAGGAACACAATCTTTGACTGTTGTGGTAAGGGGACTGGCTACCGGAGAATTACATTTTGCGAATTTCTGGCGCCATCTCTGGCAGGAAGTGAAAGTGGGATTTGTTATGGCTGTAATCCTGGGTTCAATGTTATCACTTATTGCTTTTTTCTGGCAGGGAAATCCCTTGCTTGGTCTAATTGTAGGGGGTTCTATGTTTATGACTCTCTTAACAGCAGTAACAGCTGGTACATCTATACCATTTATCATGGAGGCCTTTGGGGCAGATCCGGCAGTTGCTGCAGGACCGTTTATTACAACATTGATAGATATATCTGGTTTATTTATTTATTTTACAATGGCAACTATACTAATGGAAAAATTAATATAATAGCAGGAAAAAAATAAAATATGAAGAATATAATATAGAAGAATATAATATAAAAGTGAGAATTAAGGAGTGAATAATATGGCTATTAAACCGCGTGATATGGCAAAAATGATTGATCATACTCTATTAAAACCAACAGCCACTGTTGAAGATATAAAGAATCTATGTGAGGAGGCAGAGGAATATGAATTTGCTTCTGTCTGTGTTAACCCAATATTTGTACCACTAGCTAATAAACTATTAACTGATAGTTCGGTTAAAGTTGCAACTGTAGTTGGTTTTCCACTTGGGGCCAATACTTCTGAAACCAAGGCCTTTGAAACCAGGAATGCTATAAAAAATGGTTCCCAGGAGATTGATATGGTTATCAATATGGGGGCTTTTAAATCAGGTGCCTATGATCTGGTGCAGGCAGATATTAAGGCTGTAGTTGATGCTACCAAAACTGCTGGTGTTAGTTCAGATATTATTGTGAAGGTGATACTGGAGACATGTTATCTTAGTGATGATGAGGTTGTTCAGGCTTGTAAGATCGCCAAAGAGGCCGGGGCTGATTTTGTTAAAACATCGACTGGTTTTGGGACAGCTGGTGCTACTGTGGAGGATGTTAGTCTTATGAGAAAGACTGTTGGCAGAGAGATAGGTGTCAAGGCATCAGGGGGAATAAAGAATTATGATCTTGCCCTGGATATGTTGGATGCTGGAGCCAATAGAATTGGTGCTAGTTCTGGTGTTGCTATTGTTACTGGCTTAGGCACAGCAGAAGAAGAAAAACAATAAAAATGGCTGTATTTAAAACTGAAGCTATTGTATTAAAACAATATGATCTGGGAGAAGCCGATAAAATTATTACCTTTTATACTAAAGATAATGGTAAGGTGAGGGCAGTTGCCCGTGGTGTTCGTAAAGGCAAGAATTCTGGCCTGCTGCTTCCTTTTAGTTATAATTACCTGACTGTTTATCAGGGGAAATCATTGGATAGAATAAATCAAATAAAAAACCTTTTTTCATTTTCCCCACTGCGAGAGGATATAACAAAGATGGCTTATGCCTCTTTTATGGCAGAATTAGTTGAGAAAGTAGGAATGCCAGCCGACCCTGATGAGGCCCTTTTTTCCCTGCTGCTTACTACATATCATCAGCTCTTAAAGGCAGCTGAAAAAGAGATAAAATATATTAATATTACTTTTAAAGCCCGTATTTTAGGTCTTTTGGGTCTAAAACCAGAACTTGATTCCTGTGTTTCCTGTAAAGAGAAAA
This window contains:
- a CDS encoding hemolysin family protein, with translation MIIYLASLLLLFALSAFFSGSETALMSVNRVRIKELSNHGDKKAVLVDKLLKKHTRLLATILIGNNLVNIAASAIATSVAIKLFGNKGVGIATGVVTLIVLIFGEITPKSIGSKKAVKYSKLAAPYLYWMERFLSPVISFFVYLIKLVVGEANPLSSSFLSEEEIRRFVNVSEEEGVIKKTERKMINSIFEFDDTTVREVMIPRIDMVCVDEGIELDDFIRLAVQKGHSRIPVYHNTTDKIKGLIYVKDLLELLITKKKDFVINDFLRPAFFIPESKKINELLTEMKKRKIHIAIVLDEYGGTAGLITIEDLIEEIMGDIQDEYDLEPKQIEFLNDKEMIVDSRIEIDELNEILPEPLSDEDNYKTISGFILYYLGYLPDEGERIVLNDDLLIQVEKTSEHRIERLKIISTSPFNGFDDRE
- the yqfD gene encoding sporulation protein YqfD — translated: MLKYLIRFIKGYLVIDITGNALERFINQMIALDIFIWDLRRIKKSHYRAKIYTVDFSKLRLLVKRRKCRVNIVEKKGLPILFFRTYKRKFLLIGFLIFILLFYAGSSFLWFIEIEGLETIDREDIINILEHNGIKPGIYKRNINPIDLERELLKNESRLIWANVRWQGTCLNIRLVEKKTVSKTAKGNVVAAKNGVINDFIVLKGRGIVSKGDTVTEGQPLILAGEGEERAHGIVRAYVWYTAEALCRYNINEVIFTGENRKFWGIKIADKTFWLKPIKANFNNYKRKREIKTIPKWRNINIPLELIIEEHREINFISEKLSRESAIFLAKEKALYTILSDIPADAVIHSVQSRDISLDDKTVKIKLLVKVEEDIADLPGIDKEGFSVKD
- a CDS encoding PhoH family protein, producing MSKTEKTIVFDDYQVLQNLFGNNDNNLKIIEKKNGIKIIARGNSIKISGEQSEVEQTENIIKKLSEITQNKTITEREVKYAVELLKRDEGIDLTDLYSDVLQVSYRGKKISIKTLGQKLYIEAIKKSDIVFAIGPAGTGKTYLAMVMAVKYLLNKVVNRIILTRPAIEAGEKLGFLPGDMQDKVDPYLRPLYDALYDILGPEKVAQYLEKDIIEVAPLAYMRGRTLDDSFVILDEAQNTTPEQMKMFLTRIGFNSQAVITGDITQVDLPGNKNSGLNQVREILQGIKGIDFVYLSKEDVVRHELVKKIIQAYERHEDRS
- a CDS encoding diacylglycerol kinase; the encoded protein is MQFHSLSDSFNYAFEGLIHAFRTQRNMKIHFIVAFIVLFGSLFFEIGKIQLVLLFTVISFVIAMELINTAIEVVIDMISQQYSLRAKIAKNVAAAGVFMAAINAVIVGYLIFIDDLRSLSFSLINDIQQETAHLSFISLGLLVIIIIALKAVGESGTPLQGGMPSGHSAISFLIATIIVFLTMDIVIASLVFLLALLVVQSRLQSRTHTMLEVVIGAVIGILLAIVIFKLFA
- a CDS encoding DUF502 domain-containing protein, with protein sequence MFKKIRNLFLTGMVVVLPLVVSSYIIYFLFSIIDTGTEPLIELIFGRDIPGVGIIFTFIIILLIGIIATNVIGKRIIQFGEKMLLKIPFFRNIYISIKKVMDAIFTRQHSSFKKPVLFEYPRKGLYQIGFLTKESSPYFDSITGEELYNVFLPTTPNPTSGMFVMVPKKDAIILELSIEEALKLIISGGILDPEIMSFAKAR
- the ybeY gene encoding rRNA maturation RNase YbeY, encoding MIRIEINNKQDLVELDNNIYKLFQEIAERTSQIEGYNQGEISFALVDNKIIRELNKKYRNNDQATDVLSFPMDEEIWGDIIISTERAAAQAKEYGHSLKRELGYLAVHGIMHLLGYDHKTPGEKAEMRYKEERVLSELNLQR
- a CDS encoding HD family phosphohydrolase yields the protein MLNHSIINKWWKKLSKKSASISPHSKKMFWGISFIIVIILILTIDLFPSNVNLETGQVSKRDIEAPMTITYVDEEKTAELKSIAAESAGRVYEEDRNIENRIEKDINGLFKQIKELRDEETAVDEEMTAVDGKNREELIKDIEANYPVITLETIEILLETPPDLFNELEQRSVNTIKLKLKERIHPEDLPEIREELVQEVMAMDLNKEYRLVLANIVETMIRPNMIFDEEATKKKQEEAVKKVVPYKHTIKQGEMIIRKGDIVTSEDIKELEALGLQRPQINYLSIFGIVTIILTLIVMACLYFYKYQPDVWEAQPKIILLQLLVIIVLIIAKIIDIIPAVNYFHLPYLVPVAIASILTTVLISTDVAVVLTVFISFLVAIIFNNDYNIALTGFIGGLVGIFSVSKLSQRNDLVRAGFNVSAVMVVLIMGLTFNSPFRGWLDLLGYISAGVINGVLVAILANGLLPYLENAFGLTSSVKLLELSNPSHPLIKRLLVEAPGTYHHCVIVGNLAETAADNIGADSLLARVGAYYHDIGKMKRPYFFIENYYAADNPHDKLSANLSALIIKSHVKDGVELAREFKLPESIIDIIRQHHGTNLIAYFYQQAIEETSEHDNVEESDFRYDGPKPQTRESAVIMLADIVEAAIRSKNFNKNNHNRIEGFVRELIRNKLIEGQLDESDLSLKELDIITESFVKVLTGIYHQRVEYPDSLLKEMKRVDKSDKDRDK